In bacterium, a genomic segment contains:
- a CDS encoding DUF1704 domain-containing protein has protein sequence MKAHEESWKEADRKLFQFGKSLEILAELQWPKSVSDSFLGSMREKKVVLPSFSVSANSYEKELHEISDIQRALQADHPIPRFLFAVAESYKQALLMLASKGKSDFTTYSIALFGSTRSNDDPKARET, from the coding sequence TGATCGCAAATTGTTTCAATTTGGAAAGAGTCTTGAGATTCTAGCAGAGCTTCAGTGGCCTAAATCTGTGAGCGACTCGTTTTTGGGGTCTATGAGAGAGAAGAAAGTAGTACTTCCATCTTTTTCTGTCTCTGCTAATAGTTACGAGAAGGAGCTCCATGAAATTTCAGATATTCAGCGCGCACTCCAGGCAGATCATCCTATCCCAAGATTCCTTTTTGCTGTTGCAGAGTCCTATAAACAGGCGCTTTTGATGCTTGCCTCCAAGGGAAAATCAGATTTTACGACATATTCAATTGCACTCTTTGGCTCTACAAGAAGCAATGATGATCCGAAAGCACGCGAGACGC